In Armatimonadota bacterium, the following proteins share a genomic window:
- the nuoM-1 gene encoding NADH:ubiquinone oxidoreductase subunit M, with the protein METTPGLLTLIIFLPLAGALVLLLVPRESKETIRWFTLAVTVLVFVLSLKLVLGFNPKSAGMQFREFALWMPQFGIHYHLGIDGISLWLVLLTTFLSVLAVAFSWVVEERVKEYMFFMLLLETGMLGVFCALDLVLFYVFWEAMLVPMYFLIGMWGGERRIYAAIKFFLFTFFGSVLMLVAIVALYYLHRDMTGVATFDLLKIQNALATSPLGLNTQLWLFAAFALAFAIKVPMFPFHTWLPDAHVEAPTAGSVILAGVLLKMGTYGFLRFCLPLFPDASQIAAPLMLTLAVLGIVYGAIVAAVQPDVKKLVAYSSVSHLGFVMLGLFALNAQGLTGSILQQVNHGISTGALFLLVGMIYERRHTRLIAEFGGLKRVMPVYAAFFLLVMLSSVGLPSTNGFVGEFLTLLGGFAADIPLTVIAASGVILAAVYLLWMFQRVFYGEPSEKNASLPDLNLREIAILVPIVVLIFWIGLYPSTFTDAMKASVENLIRQVNGDASAAWLVQMGETVKTVTMR; encoded by the coding sequence ATGGAGACGACACCCGGGTTGCTGACGCTTATCATATTCCTGCCTCTGGCGGGCGCGCTGGTTTTACTACTGGTGCCGCGCGAGAGCAAAGAGACCATCCGCTGGTTCACACTGGCAGTGACCGTGCTGGTCTTTGTGCTATCGCTGAAGCTGGTACTGGGGTTCAATCCGAAAAGCGCGGGGATGCAGTTCCGCGAGTTCGCGCTGTGGATGCCTCAGTTCGGCATTCACTATCACCTGGGCATCGACGGCATCAGCCTGTGGTTAGTGCTGTTGACCACTTTCCTATCGGTGCTGGCGGTGGCGTTCTCGTGGGTAGTAGAGGAACGTGTAAAAGAGTACATGTTCTTTATGCTGCTGCTGGAGACGGGGATGCTGGGTGTGTTTTGCGCTCTGGACCTGGTGCTGTTTTATGTGTTCTGGGAAGCGATGCTGGTGCCGATGTACTTCTTGATTGGCATGTGGGGTGGCGAGCGGCGCATCTACGCGGCAATTAAGTTCTTCCTGTTTACCTTTTTCGGCAGCGTCCTGATGCTGGTGGCGATTGTCGCGTTGTACTATCTGCACCGCGACATGACGGGCGTCGCCACCTTTGACCTGCTGAAAATCCAGAATGCGCTGGCAACCAGTCCGCTGGGCTTGAACACGCAGTTGTGGCTATTCGCGGCGTTCGCGCTGGCTTTTGCGATTAAAGTGCCCATGTTTCCTTTCCATACTTGGTTGCCCGACGCACACGTAGAGGCGCCTACGGCGGGTTCGGTCATTCTGGCTGGCGTGCTGCTGAAGATGGGCACGTACGGCTTCCTGCGTTTCTGCTTGCCGTTGTTTCCTGATGCTTCGCAGATTGCCGCGCCCCTGATGCTGACCCTGGCGGTCCTCGGTATCGTCTATGGAGCGATTGTGGCGGCAGTGCAACCTGATGTGAAGAAGCTGGTCGCCTATTCCAGCGTGAGCCACCTGGGCTTTGTGATGCTGGGGTTGTTTGCCCTGAACGCACAGGGGTTAACGGGCAGTATCCTGCAGCAGGTGAATCACGGTATTAGCACGGGCGCGCTGTTCCTGCTGGTAGGCATGATTTATGAGCGCAGACACACGCGCCTGATCGCCGAGTTCGGTGGACTGAAGCGAGTGATGCCCGTCTATGCAGCGTTCTTCCTGCTGGTGATGCTGTCGTCGGTGGGGTTGCCTTCTACCAACGGCTTCGTTGGCGAGTTCTTGACCCTGCTTGGCGGTTTCGCGGCAGATATTCCGCTGACCGTTATCGCCGCATCGGGCGTGATTCTGGCGGCGGTGTATCTGTTATGGATGTTTCAGCGGGTGTTTTATGGTGAGCCTTCGGAGAAAAATGCCAGCCTGCCCGACCTGAACCTGCGCGAAATCGCGATACTCGTGCCGATTGTGGTGCTTATCTTCTGGATTGGCTTATACCCGAGCACGTTCACGGACGCCATGAAAGCATCAGTAGAGAACCTGATTCGGCAGGTGAACGGCGACGCCAGCGCGGCATGGCTGGTGCAGATGGGTGAAACGGTAAAAACGGTGACGATGCGTTAA
- the nuoL-1 gene encoding NADH-quinone oxidoreductase subunit L, whose translation MANNVFDLVWIVIALPLAGFLFHAFLGKRVGKKVVGTVGTAVVLGAFALSVYLLLELLKLHAEEQQVLSTLWRWIEAGSFRVSFEALVDPLSLLMALIVTGVGGLIHLYSTGYMADDEDYSRFFTYMNLFIVFMLTLVLSNNLLMMFVGWEGVGLCSYLLIGFWYKDKVNTDSANKAFIVNRIGDWGFTLAVILAFWTFGTLSFAGDGNMFQRAIDLKAANMLSPTVITAIALLLFVGATGKSAQFPLYMWLPDAMAGPTPVSALIHAATMVTAGVVMVTRCHVFFELAPAAMLVVAIIGVFTAIFAATIALAQVDIKRVLAYSTVSQLGYMFLGCGVGAFASGMFHVTTHAFFKALLFLGSGSVILALHHEQDMRRMGGLAKYLPITYWTMLVGWLAISGIPPLAGFFSKDEILASAFGTHALPVSVGQILWAVGLLTALLTAFYMTRLMGLTFWGEPRWATAHAHHGKDESHGHHGEPQESPPSMTVPLMILAVLSVVGGFIGGFAPLHIPNRFEAFLEPSAGLKVLGGEAVGHLPVDIEWILVVASVAAAVLGIWFGWARYRAGLPENERELAGVRKVLYNQYYYDWLMVKGIGLWLGGKIANWMWQFIDVRIIDGLVNGIAGFTGWVGNSLRRMQTGYVRNYAFTILAGAIVLLIWLLVRGASAGLAR comes from the coding sequence TTGGCAAACAATGTCTTTGACTTGGTATGGATAGTTATCGCCTTGCCGTTGGCGGGCTTCCTGTTCCACGCCTTCTTGGGGAAGCGTGTGGGCAAGAAGGTGGTCGGTACCGTCGGCACGGCGGTGGTGCTGGGGGCGTTCGCCCTTTCGGTATACCTGTTGCTGGAGCTGCTGAAACTTCACGCCGAAGAACAGCAGGTGCTCAGCACGTTGTGGCGATGGATAGAGGCTGGCAGCTTTCGTGTCTCGTTTGAAGCGCTGGTAGATCCGTTATCTCTGCTGATGGCGCTGATAGTAACCGGTGTTGGTGGGCTAATTCACCTGTATTCTACAGGCTATATGGCGGACGATGAAGACTACTCGCGCTTCTTTACCTACATGAACCTGTTCATCGTGTTCATGCTCACGCTGGTGCTCAGCAATAATCTGTTGATGATGTTTGTGGGTTGGGAAGGTGTCGGGCTGTGCTCCTATCTGCTCATCGGCTTTTGGTACAAGGACAAGGTGAATACCGATTCGGCGAATAAGGCGTTCATCGTCAACCGCATCGGTGATTGGGGCTTCACGCTGGCGGTGATACTGGCTTTCTGGACGTTCGGCACGCTGAGCTTCGCCGGCGACGGCAATATGTTCCAGAGGGCTATCGACCTGAAAGCGGCGAATATGCTCTCGCCCACCGTTATCACGGCGATAGCCCTGCTGCTGTTCGTAGGGGCAACAGGGAAGTCAGCGCAGTTTCCGCTGTATATGTGGTTGCCCGATGCGATGGCGGGACCGACTCCTGTTTCCGCGCTGATTCACGCTGCGACGATGGTCACCGCTGGCGTGGTGATGGTAACGCGATGCCATGTGTTCTTCGAGCTGGCTCCGGCAGCGATGCTGGTGGTGGCGATTATCGGTGTTTTCACTGCCATCTTTGCAGCCACTATTGCTCTGGCGCAGGTGGACATCAAGCGTGTGCTGGCGTACTCTACCGTGAGCCAGCTGGGTTACATGTTTTTAGGCTGCGGAGTGGGCGCGTTTGCCTCAGGCATGTTCCATGTGACCACGCACGCTTTCTTCAAGGCGCTGCTGTTCCTTGGTTCAGGTTCGGTAATACTGGCGCTGCACCACGAGCAGGACATGCGGCGCATGGGGGGCTTGGCGAAGTATCTGCCTATCACCTACTGGACGATGCTGGTGGGGTGGTTGGCGATTTCGGGTATCCCACCACTGGCTGGCTTCTTCTCCAAAGACGAGATTCTGGCATCTGCCTTTGGCACACATGCCTTGCCTGTCAGCGTGGGGCAGATTCTTTGGGCGGTGGGATTGCTGACCGCGTTACTGACCGCTTTCTACATGACGCGCTTGATGGGCTTAACCTTCTGGGGCGAACCGCGCTGGGCAACCGCGCACGCCCATCACGGCAAGGACGAGTCTCATGGGCATCATGGCGAACCGCAGGAGTCGCCGCCGAGCATGACCGTTCCGCTGATGATACTGGCGGTGCTATCGGTGGTTGGCGGATTCATCGGCGGGTTTGCGCCGTTGCACATTCCAAACCGTTTCGAGGCGTTCCTGGAGCCATCTGCCGGGTTAAAAGTGCTTGGTGGGGAAGCTGTCGGGCATTTGCCTGTGGACATCGAGTGGATATTGGTGGTTGCGTCGGTAGCGGCTGCGGTGCTGGGCATCTGGTTTGGCTGGGCACGCTATCGTGCAGGCTTGCCGGAAAACGAACGTGAGCTGGCTGGAGTGCGCAAAGTGCTATACAACCAGTACTACTATGACTGGCTGATGGTCAAGGGTATCGGGCTGTGGTTGGGCGGCAAGATAGCCAACTGGATGTGGCAGTTCATAGACGTGCGCATCATCGATGGCTTGGTGAACGGCATTGCGGGCTTCACCGGTTGGGTGGGTAACAGCCTGCGGCGTATGCAGACGGGCTACGTACGCAACTACGCCTTTACCATTCTGGCAGGCGCAATTGTGCTGCTAATCTGGCTTCTGGTGCGAGGAGCAAGTGCAGGTTTGGCGAGGTAA
- the nuoK gene encoding NADH-quinone oxidoreductase subunit K, whose protein sequence is MDAVPISWYLILSAFMFAMGVTGVIIKRNPIVIFMCIELMLNAANLAFLAFARQQAQLGAQAAGQVYAILVMAVAAAEVAIGLGIIVAIYRLRDTINVDEMNLLKF, encoded by the coding sequence ATGGATGCTGTGCCGATAAGCTGGTATCTTATTCTCAGTGCGTTCATGTTCGCGATGGGCGTAACGGGCGTGATCATCAAGCGTAATCCCATCGTGATATTCATGTGCATCGAGCTGATGCTAAACGCGGCAAATCTGGCGTTCCTTGCCTTCGCGCGGCAACAGGCGCAGCTGGGAGCGCAGGCTGCCGGGCAGGTATACGCTATTCTGGTGATGGCGGTGGCTGCGGCGGAGGTGGCCATTGGATTAGGCATTATTGTCGCTATCTACCGATTGCGCGATACTATCAACGTGGACGAGATGAACCTGCTGAAATTTTAG
- the nuoJ-1 gene encoding NADH dehydrogenase subunit J, which translates to MFGQILFAIMALVIVVTSIGVVAVRNPVRSALNLVANFFALAVLYLFLYAQFVAAVQIIVYAGAIMVLFLFTIMLLNLGSPSELSERGEIKRPVTWGLALLFVIVLAGGVFVRLGKAQPAADDLGTVQMVGKFLFTDWVYPFELTSILLLIAIVGAIVMAKRRL; encoded by the coding sequence ATGTTCGGACAGATACTGTTTGCCATCATGGCGCTGGTGATAGTGGTTACATCCATCGGGGTGGTGGCGGTGCGCAATCCGGTGCGCAGTGCGTTAAACCTGGTGGCGAACTTCTTCGCGCTGGCGGTGCTGTATCTGTTTCTGTACGCGCAGTTCGTGGCGGCAGTGCAGATTATCGTGTATGCAGGCGCGATTATGGTGCTGTTCCTGTTTACCATCATGCTGCTGAATCTCGGTTCACCATCAGAGTTGTCGGAGCGCGGTGAGATCAAGCGTCCTGTCACGTGGGGGTTGGCGTTGCTGTTCGTGATCGTGCTGGCGGGAGGCGTGTTTGTCCGTTTGGGAAAGGCGCAACCCGCTGCAGACGACCTCGGCACGGTGCAGATGGTGGGCAAATTCCTGTTCACCGACTGGGTGTATCCGTTCGAGTTGACGTCGATACTGTTGCTGATTGCCATCGTCGGCGCGATTGTGATGGCGAAACGGAGACTGTAG
- the nuoH gene encoding NADH-quinone oxidoreductase subunit H has product MEELLSNAWIVIPLRIIIVVGFVLTAVPVLTWVERRVLALMQIRKGPNRVGPAGLLQPIADGIKLFFKEDVLPERVDRFIYFLAPAGFLIPVLCAPAVIPWGPDDRLTPIADVNIGILFLLAMTSLTVYGIVLAGWSSNNKYSLLGGLRASAQTISYELAMGLSIISVVLLTGSLSMRDMVLNQQGGLGLLNWHVFRFFPLGLIATSIFLVAMLAETNRAPFDLPEAETELIAGYHTEYSSMKFAMFFMGEYASMVTISAVMVTLFFGGWLSPLPFAPFTWIPGPLWFLIKLGVFIYFFIWVRATLPRLRYDMLMKLGWLRLLPAALVNLFLVAIILWWQK; this is encoded by the coding sequence GTGGAAGAGCTACTCAGCAATGCGTGGATAGTGATACCACTCAGGATAATTATCGTGGTCGGCTTTGTTCTGACAGCGGTGCCAGTGCTGACGTGGGTCGAGCGGCGTGTGCTTGCGCTCATGCAGATACGCAAGGGTCCCAACCGGGTGGGTCCTGCTGGGTTGTTACAGCCCATCGCGGACGGCATCAAGCTTTTCTTCAAAGAAGATGTTCTGCCGGAGCGGGTGGACCGGTTCATCTACTTCCTCGCACCGGCGGGATTTCTGATACCTGTGCTATGTGCGCCTGCGGTGATACCGTGGGGACCGGATGACCGGCTGACACCCATTGCAGATGTGAACATCGGCATTCTGTTTCTGCTAGCGATGACCTCGCTGACGGTGTACGGCATCGTGCTGGCGGGCTGGTCGTCCAACAACAAGTACTCGCTGCTGGGCGGATTGCGTGCCTCAGCACAGACCATCTCATACGAGCTGGCGATGGGTTTATCTATCATTTCGGTAGTATTACTGACGGGTTCGCTATCTATGCGCGATATGGTGCTCAATCAGCAGGGCGGTTTAGGGCTGCTAAACTGGCATGTATTCCGCTTCTTCCCGCTGGGGTTGATAGCAACGAGCATCTTCTTAGTAGCCATGCTGGCGGAGACCAACCGTGCGCCCTTTGACCTGCCCGAGGCGGAGACGGAGCTTATTGCAGGTTACCACACTGAGTACAGCAGTATGAAGTTCGCTATGTTCTTCATGGGCGAGTATGCCAGCATGGTTACCATCTCGGCGGTGATGGTCACGCTGTTCTTCGGAGGGTGGTTGTCGCCGCTGCCGTTCGCGCCATTCACGTGGATACCCGGTCCGCTGTGGTTCCTCATCAAGCTGGGGGTATTCATCTACTTCTTCATCTGGGTGCGGGCGACGCTGCCTCGCCTGCGCTACGATATGTTGATGAAGCTGGGCTGGCTCAGGCTGTTACCGGCTGCTCTGGTGAACCTGTTTCTGGTAGCGATTATTCTCTGGTGGCAAAAGTAA
- a CDS encoding NADH-quinone oxidoreductase: protein MAEQELVTIEINGIELQVPKGEMIIESAKRIGVDIPFFCYHPRLGKGQAANCRMCLVEAGTKQPDGSVRMMPKPQTSCTLPASQGLVVFTDTVAIQKARRGILEFLLINHPLDCPICDRGGECPLQNNTLFYGPGVSRFVEEKRHLPKAFPISDYVVLDRERCIHCARCTRFSQEISGDAQLDFLKRGADMMVSTFYDTEFTSRFSGNTIELCPVGALTSRVYRFRARPWDMKSQKSVCTRCSNGCNIWLDYRPNRLVRVLGRENEAVNEEWTCDKGKFGHEYINSDRRLLSPLIRKDGRFVTASWVEAYQLIASRIRQAVREHGAGSVGAIGGAHLSNEEAYVLQKLMRTAVGTNNIDHRLERNQSEATDGLFSRFGVPFTQNAIVDIEKAKTIFIFGSELVDEQPIVFLRARKAWFRHGARAIIAYPEVTETELRFDEPMVLRYREGTEIALVNGLLHLILSSGKAMPDGIVRDEVHALRETLREYTPEKVKEITGVSFEYLREAAELLGEGTIILCGTKVRNHPDCARLVHALANLTILTGNAERDNGGLNILLPEVNSHGAADMGVLPDVLPGYAPVNDDVARQRIEGLWKEVLPAEPGMNTQAMLEAAARGQMQVLYIVGEDPAQKYHDAELAQRALENAGFVIVQDLFLTESAQYADVVLPAASVAEKEGTFTNTERRVQRFWKAFNSPSPDVKPDLDIFTELAVYLGKPIPFFSAEQVMEEIGQVFPAYAACRYDSMPAEGIRVQASAVPLPRLVPVPMEVPAG from the coding sequence ATGGCGGAACAGGAACTGGTAACCATTGAGATAAACGGCATCGAACTGCAAGTGCCCAAGGGGGAGATGATTATCGAGTCTGCCAAGCGCATCGGCGTGGACATCCCCTTCTTCTGCTATCACCCTCGCTTGGGCAAGGGACAGGCGGCGAACTGTCGCATGTGTCTGGTGGAAGCGGGTACCAAACAGCCCGACGGCTCGGTGCGCATGATGCCCAAGCCGCAAACATCATGTACCCTGCCTGCCAGCCAGGGACTGGTGGTCTTCACCGATACAGTAGCCATTCAAAAGGCACGGAGGGGCATTCTGGAGTTTTTGCTAATTAACCACCCGTTGGACTGCCCGATATGCGACCGCGGCGGTGAGTGCCCTCTGCAGAACAACACGCTGTTCTACGGACCAGGTGTATCGCGCTTCGTAGAGGAGAAACGCCATCTGCCCAAAGCCTTCCCGATTAGCGACTACGTGGTGTTAGACCGTGAGCGGTGCATCCATTGCGCCCGTTGCACGCGGTTCTCCCAAGAGATTTCCGGTGATGCCCAGCTGGACTTCCTGAAGCGCGGCGCGGACATGATGGTCAGCACTTTTTATGATACCGAGTTTACTTCACGCTTTTCGGGGAACACTATCGAACTGTGTCCGGTGGGCGCGTTAACCAGCCGCGTGTACCGCTTCCGCGCTCGTCCGTGGGACATGAAATCGCAAAAGAGCGTCTGCACGCGCTGTTCCAACGGCTGTAATATCTGGCTGGATTACCGCCCAAACCGTCTGGTGCGTGTGTTGGGGCGCGAAAACGAGGCTGTGAACGAGGAGTGGACTTGCGACAAGGGCAAGTTCGGGCATGAGTATATCAACAGCGACCGGCGGCTGCTCAGCCCGCTAATACGCAAGGACGGCAGGTTCGTGACCGCAAGCTGGGTGGAAGCGTACCAGCTTATCGCCTCACGCATCCGGCAGGCAGTGCGGGAGCACGGCGCCGGGTCGGTTGGTGCTATCGGCGGGGCGCACCTCTCCAATGAGGAGGCGTACGTGCTGCAGAAACTGATGCGCACAGCAGTAGGCACAAACAACATCGACCATCGCCTGGAGCGCAACCAGTCAGAGGCGACAGATGGGCTATTCAGCCGGTTTGGAGTGCCATTCACCCAAAACGCCATCGTCGACATCGAGAAGGCGAAGACGATATTTATCTTCGGCTCGGAGCTGGTGGACGAACAACCCATCGTGTTCCTGCGCGCACGCAAAGCATGGTTTCGCCACGGAGCAAGAGCCATTATCGCATATCCTGAGGTCACCGAAACCGAACTGCGCTTCGACGAGCCGATGGTGCTGCGCTATCGTGAGGGAACCGAGATCGCGCTTGTCAACGGGTTGCTTCACCTGATACTGAGTTCGGGTAAGGCGATGCCCGATGGAATTGTCCGGGATGAAGTGCATGCGCTACGAGAAACGCTGCGTGAGTACACGCCGGAGAAAGTGAAGGAGATAACCGGTGTCTCCTTCGAATACCTGCGCGAGGCGGCAGAACTGCTGGGCGAGGGCACGATAATCCTGTGCGGGACGAAAGTGCGTAATCACCCCGACTGCGCCAGGCTCGTTCATGCGCTGGCGAACCTGACCATTCTGACGGGCAATGCTGAGCGTGACAACGGCGGGTTGAACATTCTGCTGCCCGAAGTGAACTCGCACGGTGCGGCAGATATGGGCGTACTACCCGACGTGTTGCCCGGGTATGCTCCGGTAAACGATGATGTGGCTCGCCAACGGATAGAAGGTCTCTGGAAGGAGGTATTGCCAGCCGAACCCGGCATGAACACGCAGGCGATGCTGGAAGCCGCTGCGCGGGGACAGATGCAGGTGCTGTATATCGTGGGCGAAGACCCGGCACAGAAGTACCATGATGCCGAACTGGCACAGCGTGCTCTCGAGAACGCAGGGTTTGTTATCGTGCAAGACCTGTTCCTGACCGAGAGCGCGCAGTATGCGGATGTGGTGCTGCCTGCGGCAAGCGTGGCGGAGAAGGAGGGGACTTTCACTAACACTGAACGGCGCGTGCAACGGTTCTGGAAGGCGTTCAACTCACCTTCGCCGGATGTGAAGCCCGACCTGGACATCTTTACCGAGCTGGCGGTATATCTGGGCAAGCCGATACCCTTCTTCTCTGCAGAGCAGGTGATGGAGGAAATCGGTCAGGTGTTTCCGGCGTATGCGGCGTGCCGTTACGACAGTATGCCTGCGGAGGGGATTCGTGTGCAAGCCTCTGCCGTGCCATTGCCACGATTGGTGCCTGTTCCGATGGAGGTGCCTGCAGGTTAA
- a CDS encoding NADH-quinone oxidoreductase subunit F, producing the protein MAELKVLFQDIDVPGIQTLEVYERHGGYSALRKALGMTRQQVIDEVKASGLRGRGGAGFPAWIKWNGIPKDESKPHYVQCNADEGEPGTFKDRELMMRHPHQLIEGIIIAGYATLSKVGYIYIRGEYTEPARVMRRAIDEAYRAGYLGKNILGSGVDFDLYIHMGAGSYECGEESAMMSSIMGERGQPRLKFPHAPLPTIAGLWDCPTLINNVETLSCVPAIIRNGGAWYASMGTEKSTGTKIFSVSGHVNKPGNYEVEMGTPLMELLELAGGVKGKLKAVIPGGSSVPILPAEKCDVNLDYESLQAAGTMLGSGGFMVLNDTVCIVKFMRRTAAFYAHESCGKCTPCREGTRWMVKIFDRILAGGGRMEDIDLLLDICDQIDGRSYCALGDAAAWPIRASIKHYRHEYEYYIQHGRSMVEAQQSIQT; encoded by the coding sequence ATGGCTGAGTTGAAAGTGCTGTTTCAGGATATCGATGTGCCGGGTATCCAGACGCTGGAGGTGTACGAACGGCATGGTGGCTACAGCGCACTGCGCAAGGCGCTGGGCATGACTCGCCAACAGGTGATTGACGAAGTGAAAGCGTCGGGATTGCGCGGGCGCGGCGGTGCAGGATTCCCCGCGTGGATTAAGTGGAATGGTATCCCGAAAGATGAAAGCAAGCCGCACTACGTGCAGTGCAACGCGGATGAGGGCGAGCCGGGTACCTTTAAGGACCGCGAGCTGATGATGCGCCATCCTCACCAGCTCATCGAGGGCATCATCATCGCGGGCTACGCCACCCTGTCTAAGGTGGGCTACATCTACATTCGCGGAGAGTACACCGAACCCGCCCGGGTGATGCGCCGAGCCATCGACGAGGCATATCGCGCCGGTTATCTGGGCAAAAATATACTCGGTAGCGGGGTGGATTTTGACCTCTACATCCACATGGGCGCGGGCTCTTACGAGTGCGGTGAGGAATCGGCAATGATGAGCTCCATTATGGGCGAGCGTGGGCAGCCTCGTCTGAAATTTCCACACGCGCCCCTGCCTACCATCGCCGGATTGTGGGACTGCCCGACGCTGATTAACAATGTGGAAACGCTTTCGTGTGTGCCTGCCATTATCCGCAACGGCGGCGCATGGTACGCCTCCATGGGCACCGAGAAAAGCACGGGTACCAAAATCTTCTCCGTGAGCGGGCACGTGAACAAGCCGGGCAACTACGAGGTGGAGATGGGCACGCCGTTGATGGAACTGCTGGAGCTGGCAGGCGGTGTGAAGGGCAAACTGAAGGCGGTGATACCTGGTGGCTCGTCCGTGCCTATCCTGCCCGCCGAGAAGTGCGACGTGAATCTGGACTATGAATCGCTCCAGGCAGCGGGCACGATGCTGGGGTCCGGGGGCTTCATGGTGCTGAACGATACGGTGTGCATCGTGAAGTTCATGCGGCGCACAGCTGCTTTCTACGCGCACGAGTCCTGTGGCAAGTGCACGCCCTGCCGGGAAGGCACGCGGTGGATGGTGAAGATTTTTGACCGCATCCTGGCGGGCGGTGGACGTATGGAAGATATCGACTTGCTGCTGGACATCTGCGATCAGATAGACGGACGCTCGTACTGTGCGCTGGGTGATGCGGCGGCATGGCCCATCCGCGCCAGCATCAAGCACTATCGGCACGAGTACGAGTATTACATCCAGCATGGACGCTCGATGGTGGAAGCGCAGCAATCTATTCAAACCTGA
- the nuoD2 gene encoding NADH-quinone oxidoreductase subunit D 2 — protein sequence MSITPEQMEILPGAAEGSMVINMGPQHPSTHGVLRLVVELDGETIVDVVPHIGYLHTGIEKTCEYEQYQKCIPLVERMDYLSAMNNSLAFVLSVEKLLDIEVPPRGVWMRMIFSELQRIASHLVWLGTHALDIGAMTPFFYCFRERERILDMFEHLSGVRMFPSWIQVGGWRADMPEGLLEKIAKFVEEFPARVDDYEGLLTENPIWIERTRNIGIITADECIALGINGPILRGSGYAFDLRKANPYLYYDQVEFDIPTGTVGDVYDRFLVRVEEMRQAARIVKQCIERIPEGPVSSEDRKVVPPPREELDNSMESLIHHFKLWTEGFRPPEGEAYVPIEGPKGEIGYYVVSDGSNRPWRVKTRPPCFMNLQALPLMSKGHMVADIVAIIGSIDIVLGEIDR from the coding sequence ATGAGCATCACACCGGAACAGATGGAGATATTGCCCGGAGCTGCCGAAGGCTCGATGGTTATCAATATGGGACCACAACACCCCAGCACGCACGGAGTGTTGCGTCTGGTGGTGGAGCTGGATGGCGAGACCATTGTGGACGTGGTTCCGCATATCGGCTACCTGCACACGGGCATAGAGAAGACCTGCGAGTACGAACAGTACCAGAAGTGTATCCCGCTAGTGGAGCGGATGGACTACCTCTCCGCGATGAACAACTCGCTGGCGTTCGTGCTGTCGGTGGAAAAACTGCTGGATATTGAGGTGCCTCCACGCGGTGTGTGGATGCGCATGATTTTCAGCGAACTGCAACGCATCGCCAGCCATCTGGTGTGGCTGGGCACACACGCCCTGGACATTGGCGCGATGACCCCCTTCTTCTACTGCTTCCGCGAGCGCGAGCGTATTCTGGATATGTTCGAACATCTTTCCGGTGTGCGCATGTTCCCCTCGTGGATACAAGTTGGCGGCTGGCGTGCAGATATGCCCGAGGGGTTACTGGAGAAAATCGCGAAGTTTGTGGAAGAGTTTCCCGCCAGGGTGGACGACTACGAGGGGCTGTTGACCGAGAACCCGATATGGATAGAGCGCACCCGTAACATCGGCATCATCACGGCGGATGAATGCATCGCGCTGGGCATTAACGGACCCATCCTGCGTGGAAGCGGTTACGCCTTCGACCTGCGCAAAGCCAATCCTTATCTCTACTACGACCAGGTGGAGTTCGACATCCCAACGGGCACAGTAGGCGATGTGTATGACCGATTCCTTGTGCGTGTGGAGGAGATGCGACAGGCAGCGCGCATTGTCAAGCAGTGCATTGAACGTATTCCTGAGGGACCAGTGAGCAGCGAGGACCGGAAGGTGGTTCCGCCGCCGCGTGAGGAGCTGGATAACAGCATGGAGTCGTTGATACACCACTTCAAGCTGTGGACAGAGGGGTTCCGTCCCCCTGAGGGTGAGGCGTACGTGCCGATAGAAGGACCCAAAGGGGAAATCGGCTATTATGTGGTGAGCGACGGCAGCAACCGCCCATGGCGGGTGAAAACACGACCACCCTGCTTCATGAACCTGCAGGCGCTGCCCCTAATGAGCAAAGGGCACATGGTGGCGGACATCGTGGCCATTATCGGAAGCATCGATATCGTGCTGGGGGAGATTGACCGATGA